The nucleotide window GAACCCATACGTGACTACGGGTGCACCAACCCACACGCAACTTGGTTTTCTTAGTTTTGTTATTTTTACTTTCTATTTTTTCACCGTGGATACGACATCAACACTCATTCAACCATTTTTCTTAGATCCCCGAGCGCACCAGCATCAGCTTCTGTTTTCTTGCCACCGCTCTGAAATGTTCAACGGAGAAAATGCACatgggcagagatcagcccgaccAGAACATGCAGTAGTAGTGCGTGCCTTGCCCTCCGCCCCAAGTTTCCTCTATCATAGTCGGTTGTCTTCCTTCCTCGGCACACCAAGCACTCTTCCACATAAATACACCGAGCCGCTGCCTCCGCTGAGTCAATAGGCACCTCTGCTCTTTGCTCTATCACTCGGAGACTCGTTTCTTGTGTGTGCTCGCCAAGCCCAGCAAGTCACCGGCAGCACCAAGCCAATGGAGGTATGGCTTCCGTATCAAGAGCTGATCATGGCGATCGATGTTGCTTGCCGTTGCGTTCGTTTGGCTTGCCATGGCTTATGTATGTGGTTTTCGCAGGAAGCGAGGGGGCACCAGGGGATACCGGCGTTCGGCGAATGGAActacggcgacggcgacgactgGCCTGTGCTCGCCCAACGCTTCGAGTCTGCGATGCACACCCAGCTCCCCGTACACAAAGCCTGCAAGGTGCGTATTCACTGGATCCACATACTACCGAACTATACTTAACTGGAGTAGTAGCTAGAGTTCAGATGTAAGGCTTCATTCCATTTCCATTCGAGCAGTCATGTGTTAGACGACTCCAAATTCATTTGCATCCACTCCACGGCCATGGTCGGCAAATCTTGAATCCAGTGGATCCTTGCTTTGGAAGCTAACCAAGTCTGAGCAGGGGTCAACACCAAGTCTGAGCAGGGTCAACCCAGTGTAGAATCCAGTCGATATGATCCTTGCTCTGGAAGCTAAAATGGCTGGTAGGCTTGCAGCACACGACACGTTCTCTAGTCAACCATGTGCACGCTCGGTCAACAGTCAGCTGTCCTCTGGCTGACTAGTGCACACCAGTGCATGCATAGTCACACTAGTGCACACTATTTACTGACAGAGCTACCTTTTGTGCGGGGCCCACATTGCATTCCTTACCAAGCACACCACACTGGACACTGCCATGCGCATCACCAAGGCGACGTGGCGTACATATGTTCTGTGTTGCCTAGCTTTGCATGGTCTCTAGCTTGACGACAGCTTATGTACGTGTGTGCAGAGAGCGAGGGCGTGTCGCAGGAGGCGCTTCCCAGCGTTCGGAGATTGGAACAACCTCGGTGATGGCGACGCCGGTGGCTGGACGACGGCCGTCGTCAACCAGTACTTCGAGCCTGTCACGGCACACAAATCACTCAAGAGGAATTCAATGGTTACCACAGTGGCGTCGTCGCCATGGGGAAGCAGCAGCACAAGGTGGCGAGGCAAACCTGGGTGGATGACTCAGGGACCCACGTGGCAATGCAACCTTTCTCCTTCGTGGCGGTCAAGGCTGTTGACGACGACCTGTATGATGTCCCACCGGACATGCTCTGTGCCAAGCCACTACGGGTATGTATGAGATTAATTTTCTGCATAGTTTCAGGAAGTTTACAACACAAGAAAGAACTTGATTTGCTTAAGAAAATGATTGATTGTTGCACATGCACTTCAGGGTTATAACATTACAACACAATAATTCCAAGCCTACATGAACATGCTCTTTTGTTGTTAtaaaatttaaaaaaattatGGGCTTATGGCTTCGGTTTTGCAACAATTTAGCTTTTTTTAGGGAATCCGACAACTTAGCTGAAAATACACTTCTCTAATCGGTTTCTTAGTCAACAAACTACAGTATGGAATATGTTTTTAGATAACGACCGGTGCGCTTTATAAGTTTTCAAATACTGCCATTGTTcaatttggttttaattattGCATAATTATCTTTTATTTCAAACTGCAGAAAGGTAGGACATGGCTGAGGAGTCTGCTGATGAGGTGTTGTGGCCTCAACTGCTTCACCTAATAACTAGAGGACCGTGATGATCAAGCGCCCATCTATAGTCTTCTTGTTTGCTTGTGCATGCCACCTATGGCTCACATTGCTACATGTTTTGATGGATCGATGGATGAACTGCACGATG belongs to Triticum urartu cultivar G1812 chromosome 7, Tu2.1, whole genome shotgun sequence and includes:
- the LOC125524479 gene encoding uncharacterized protein LOC125524479; this encodes MEEARGHQGIPAFGEWNYGDGDDWPVLAQRFESAMHTQLPVHKACKRARACRRRRFPAFGDWNNLGDGDAGGWTTAVVNQYFEPVTAHKSLKRNSMVTTVASSPWGSSSTRWRGKPGWMTQGPTWQCNLSPSWRSRLLTTTCMMSHRTCSVPSHYGKVGHG